Proteins encoded together in one Labrus bergylta chromosome 20, fLabBer1.1, whole genome shotgun sequence window:
- the LOC114921969 gene encoding ADP-ribosyl cyclase/cyclic ADP-ribose hydrolase 1-like isoform X2: MLGPTRAGRNTLYGCETIWTNFELAYVGKEKCNVSDQNYDQLLAETPFKHPCGKTMFWSKTKDLVHKFTKKRDCFLTLEDTLLGYVLNGLSWCGEKGNNETFTENCEDCLPNPVSSFWKIASTRFAQYACEGASVMLDGERKEPYDSNSFFGGVEVPNLQPPRVKDLTVVLVTEEIRACTCDSLGTLRKDLDQRIGCACKAVTKSRVETCIEDNTPCGACW, from the exons ATGTTAGGGCCTACACGAGCTGGCCGTAACACATTGTATGG ctgtGAAACTATTTGGACTAACTTTGAACTGGCCTACGTAGGAAAGGAGAAATGTAATGTTTCTGACCAAAACTATGATCAACTCTTGGCTGAGACCCCCTTCAAGCATCCATGTGGCAAA ACGATGTTCTGGAGCAAAACGAAGGATTTGGTCCATAAGTTCACCAAGAAGAGAGATTGCTTCTTGACCTTGGAGGACACTTTGTTGGGATATGTGCTGAATGGACTGAGCTGGTGTGGGGAAAAGGGAAACAATG AAACATTCACTGAGAATTGTGAGGACTGCCTGCCCAACCCTGTTAGCTCATTCTGGAAAATAGCCTCAACCAGG tttgcaCAATATGCCTGTGAGGGAGCATCAGTAATGCTTGATGGTGAGAGAAAAGAGCCATACGATTCTAACAG TTTCTTTGGAGGTGTAGAGGTTCCAAATCTTCAACCACCCAGAGTAAAGGACCTCACTGTGGTTCTGGTCACTGAGGAGATTAG ggcCTGTACCTGTGATTCCCTCGGGACTTTAAGGAAGGACCTGGATCAAAGAATAGGTTGTGCCTGCAAAGCAGTGACTAA ATCACGTGTGGAGACGTGTATAGAAGACAACACGCCATGTGGAGCCTGCTGGTGA
- the si:dkey-192l18.9 gene encoding F-box/LRR-repeat protein 7 yields MGANNGKLYGSEGKGSSSISSDISSSTDHTPTKAPKNVATTEGLDSSTRTLSTPSPGLILPSKSSSLSSPALSSNGHETNSSSSSSALAETVAVVHPHPGTHTRSRQSKTHHLAPIDLLPDHALLQIFSHLPTNQLCRCARVCRRWYNLAWDPRLWGTVRLTGELLHADRAIRVLTHRLCQDTPNVCLTLETVVVNGCKRLTDRGLHVVAQCCPELRRLEVSGCYNISNDAVFEVVSRCPSLEHLNLSGCSKVTCISLTQEASLQLSPLHGQQISIHFLDMTDCFSLEDEGLRTIASHCPRLTHLYLRRCTRLTDEALRHLALHCPSIRELSLSDCRLVGDFGLREVARLEGCLRYLSVAHCTRITDVGMRYVARYCPRLRYLNARGCEGLTDHGLSHLARSCPKLKSLDVGKCPLVSDSGLEQLAMYCQGLRRVSLRACESVTGRGLKALAANCCELQLLNVQDCDVSPEALRFVRRHCRRCVIEHTNPAFY; encoded by the exons GTTTGGACTCCAGCACACGGACTCTGAGCACCCCCAGCCCCGGTCTTATCCTTCCATCCAagtcctcctccctctcctcacccGCCCTCTCCAGCAACGGCCATGAGaccaactcctcctcctcctcctcagcgcTCGCTGAAACCGTCGCCGTCGTCCACCCTCACCCCGGCACTCACACACGCTCCCGCCAGTCGAAAACCCACCATCTGGCCCCCATCGACCTCCTCCCCGACCACGCCCTCCTGCAGATCTTCTCCCATCTCCCCACCAATCAGCTTTGCCGCTGCGCCCGTGTTTGTCGCCGCTGGTACAACCTGGCGTGGGACCCGAGGTTGTGGGGCACCGTGCGGCTCACGGGAGAGCTGCTGCACGCTGATCGTGCCATCAGGGTGCTGACCCACCGGCTGTGCCAGGACACCCCGAACGTGTGCCTGACCCTGGAGACGGTGGTGGTGAACGGGTGCAAGAGGCTCACTGACCGCGGGCTGCATGTGGTCGCTCAGTGCTGCCCGGAGCTGCGACGCCTGGAGGTTTCTGGATGTTATAACATCTCTAACGACGCTGTGTTCGAGGTGGTGTCCCGCTGCCCCAGCCTGGAACACCTGAACCTCTCAg GCTGCTCCAAGGTCACATGTATCAGCCTCACCCAGGAGGCCTCGCTCCAGCTGTCGCCTCTCCACGGCCAGCAGATCTCCATCCACTTCCTGGACATGACCGATTGTTTCTCCCTCGAGGACGAGGGCTTGCGAACCATCGCCTCCCACTGCCCCCGACTGACACATCTGTATCTGAGGCGCTGCACCAGACTGACTGATGAGGCCCTGCGCCACCTGGCTCTCCACTGCCCGTCTATAAGGGAGCTTAGCCTCAGTGACTGCCGCTTGGTTGGCGATTTTGGCCTGAGAGAGGTCGCACGTTTGGAAGGCTGCCTGCGCTACTTAAGTGTGGCCCACTGCACCCGCATCACGGATGTGGGCATGCGCTATGTGGCTCGTTACTGCCCGAGACTGCGCTACTTAAACGCTAGGGGTTGTGAAGGGCTGACAGACCACGGCTTGAGCCACTTAGCAAGGAGCTGCCCTAAACTCAAGTCCCTGGACGTGGGTAAGTGCCCGCTCGTTTCCGACAGCGGGCTGGAGCAGCTAGCCATGTACTGCCAAGGCCTGAGGCGAGTGAGTCTCAGGGCCTGCGAGAGCGTCACGGGCAGAGGACTCAAAGCTCTGGCTGCAAACTGCTGCGAGCTGCAGCTTCTCAACGTGCAGGACTGCGACGTGTCGCCGGAGGCTCTGCGGTTTGTCAGACGCCACTGTCGACGCTGCGTCATCGAGCACACGAACCCGGCCTTCTACTGA
- the LOC109975642 gene encoding ADP-ribosyl cyclase/cyclic ADP-ribose hydrolase 1-like, whose product MVSRKVLSIDGAITFVVVVVVLVPSVLLIPEKFEDTFMRKCLEVKEEKGNCEKAWVLFEKAYVGKDPDTVTPDKYNDLFDLIPFNHPCKKSLLWSKTSDLVMLVEKGKCYVPIAHNKLGYMLDGLKWCGKENSKETITLDMKAKSIPYISFWTTASIRYAQYACEEVKALLNGDVTDPYSTNSFFGAYEVPNLEHPRVTKLDVILAVEKEGTQCNKESLKNLKNYVEQKKIGYDCNEVLRSQVEKILNTC is encoded by the exons ATGGTGTCCAGAAAGGTCTTGTCCATCGATGGCGCTATCACCTTCGTGGTTGTCGTGGTTGTCCTCGTTCCATCGGTACTGCTGATTCCTGAAAAGTTCGAAGATACGTTCATGAGGAAGTGCTTGGAGgttaaagaggaaaaaggaaa ctgtGAAAAAGCATGGGTTCTCTTTGAAAAAGCCTATGTAGGGAAGGACCCGGATACTGTCACTCCTGACAAATACAACGATCTCTTTGATCTGATCCCCTTCAATCATCCATGCAAAAAA TCACTGCTGTGGAGCAAAACAAGTGATTTGGTCATGTTggttgaaaaaggaaaatgctACGTCCCCATTGCACACAATAAGTTGGGATACATGCTGGACGGTTTGAAATGGTGTGGGAAGGAGAACAGCAAGG AAACTATCACTCTTGACATGAAGGCCAAAAGCATCccttatatttcattttggacAACGGCCTCCATCAGG TATGCACAATATGCCTGTGAAGAAGTCAAAGCGCTGCTGAATGGAGATGTGACAGACCCATACAGTACTAACAG TTTCTTTGGAGCATATGAGGTACCTAATCTTGAACATCCCAGAGTGACGAAACTGGATGTTATTCTGGCTGTTGAGAAGGAAGG gaCGCAGTGCAACAAAGAGTCCctcaagaatttaaaaaattaTGTGGAACAAAAGAAAATCGGTTACGATTGCAACGAAGTGCTCAG ATCCCAGGTGGAGAAAATATTAAATACCTGCTGA
- the LOC109983803 gene encoding TNFAIP3-interacting protein 1 has product MSLHKNTTERPPVRRSEADRPLTSRNTQTNRLYPSLPKTDRYDACVEDRSVEEKLRPASVFHPRTLLGENQSDSSAASSEARWKARILILEEQKQELLSINEKWAKEYRTMRQYYKEKVQDLKALLQRDYSQFEEEMCEAGEINTELYEKLKVKTLKDIKSPRTGDADVSSELLKAEKEAKELRVQNNTLTRRGQHQHEEIRRLNKALEDALQTSQPLEVSSETLHEIWKHQAEVYKEDFLKERSDREKLKGKYLDVEKKFRKVHSELRVLKSQVTRTPQPVHECSCRTRARSPTWDVRHINQHHMVLERR; this is encoded by the exons atg TCtctacacaaaaacacaacagagaggcCTCCTGTGAGGAGATCCGAGGCAGACAGACCTTTGaccagcagaaacacacagaccaaCAGACTGTATCCATCACTGCCCAAAACTGACAG GTATGATGCTTGTGTTGAGGATCGCTCTGTTGAGGAAAAGCTTCGACCAGCGTCAGTGTTTCATCCTCGCACGCTTCTCGGAGAAAACCAG TCAGACTCATCGGCTGCCAGCAGTGAGGCCAGATGGAAAGCACGGATTCTTATCTTGGAGGAGCAAAAACAAGAG CTCCTTTCTATTAATGAGAAGTGGGCGAAAGAGTACCGAACCATGAGACAATACTacaaagagaag GTTCAAGATTTGAAAGCGTTGCTGCAACGTGATTACAGCCAGTTTGAAGAGGAGATGTGTGAAGCAGGGGAGATAAACACTGAGTTATATGAGAAATTAAAGGTCAAGACACTCAAAGATATAAAGAGCCCACGG ACTGGTGACGCTGATGTCAGCTCCGAGTTACTGAAAGCAGAAAAGGAGGCGAAGGAGCTACGAGTGCAAAACAACACTTTGACCAGGAGAGGGCAGCATCAGCATGAGGAGATCAGGCGACTGAACAAG GCGCTAGAGGACGCACTGCAGACGAGTCAACCGCTAGAAGTGAGCAGTGAAACACTACACGAGATCTGGAAACATCAG GCGGAGGTCTACAAAGAAGACTTTTTGAAGGAGCGGAGCGACAGAGAGAAGCTAAAGGGGAAGTATCTGGATGTAGAGAAGAAGTTTAGAAAAGTTCACAGTGAGCTTCGTGTCCTAAAATCTCAG GTGACTCGCACACCACAGCCTGTACATGAATGCAGCTGCAGAACACGAGCGAGAAGTCCGACGTGGGACGTGCGGCACATTAACCAGCACCACATGGTGTTAGAAAGGCGTTAA
- the LOC114921969 gene encoding ADP-ribosyl cyclase/cyclic ADP-ribose hydrolase 1-like isoform X1, producing MVSKKALAIGGTVTVVVVVVVVVIVVPSVLLTKKAEFRETFMKKCLEFPEEKHICETIWTNFELAYVGKEKCNVSDQNYDQLLAETPFKHPCGKTMFWSKTKDLVHKFTKKRDCFLTLEDTLLGYVLNGLSWCGEKGNNETFTENCEDCLPNPVSSFWKIASTRFAQYACEGASVMLDGERKEPYDSNSFFGGVEVPNLQPPRVKDLTVVLVTEEIRACTCDSLGTLRKDLDQRIGCACKAVTKSRVETCIEDNTPCGACW from the exons ATGGTTTCCAAAAAGGCTTTGGCCATCGGGGGTACTGTCACTGTCGTAGTTGTCGTGGTTGTCGTGGTTATTGTTGTTCCTTCGGTACTTCTGACTAAAAAAGCTGAGTTCAGGGAAACATTCATGAAGAAGTGTTTGGAGTTTCCAGAGGAAAAACACAT ctgtGAAACTATTTGGACTAACTTTGAACTGGCCTACGTAGGAAAGGAGAAATGTAATGTTTCTGACCAAAACTATGATCAACTCTTGGCTGAGACCCCCTTCAAGCATCCATGTGGCAAA ACGATGTTCTGGAGCAAAACGAAGGATTTGGTCCATAAGTTCACCAAGAAGAGAGATTGCTTCTTGACCTTGGAGGACACTTTGTTGGGATATGTGCTGAATGGACTGAGCTGGTGTGGGGAAAAGGGAAACAATG AAACATTCACTGAGAATTGTGAGGACTGCCTGCCCAACCCTGTTAGCTCATTCTGGAAAATAGCCTCAACCAGG tttgcaCAATATGCCTGTGAGGGAGCATCAGTAATGCTTGATGGTGAGAGAAAAGAGCCATACGATTCTAACAG TTTCTTTGGAGGTGTAGAGGTTCCAAATCTTCAACCACCCAGAGTAAAGGACCTCACTGTGGTTCTGGTCACTGAGGAGATTAG ggcCTGTACCTGTGATTCCCTCGGGACTTTAAGGAAGGACCTGGATCAAAGAATAGGTTGTGCCTGCAAAGCAGTGACTAA ATCACGTGTGGAGACGTGTATAGAAGACAACACGCCATGTGGAGCCTGCTGGTGA
- the LOC114921969 gene encoding ADP-ribosyl cyclase/cyclic ADP-ribose hydrolase 1-like isoform X3, which produces MGHCETIWTNFELAYVGKEKCNVSDQNYDQLLAETPFKHPCGKTMFWSKTKDLVHKFTKKRDCFLTLEDTLLGYVLNGLSWCGEKGNNETFTENCEDCLPNPVSSFWKIASTRFAQYACEGASVMLDGERKEPYDSNSFFGGVEVPNLQPPRVKDLTVVLVTEEIRACTCDSLGTLRKDLDQRIGCACKAVTKSRVETCIEDNTPCGACW; this is translated from the exons ATGGGTCA ctgtGAAACTATTTGGACTAACTTTGAACTGGCCTACGTAGGAAAGGAGAAATGTAATGTTTCTGACCAAAACTATGATCAACTCTTGGCTGAGACCCCCTTCAAGCATCCATGTGGCAAA ACGATGTTCTGGAGCAAAACGAAGGATTTGGTCCATAAGTTCACCAAGAAGAGAGATTGCTTCTTGACCTTGGAGGACACTTTGTTGGGATATGTGCTGAATGGACTGAGCTGGTGTGGGGAAAAGGGAAACAATG AAACATTCACTGAGAATTGTGAGGACTGCCTGCCCAACCCTGTTAGCTCATTCTGGAAAATAGCCTCAACCAGG tttgcaCAATATGCCTGTGAGGGAGCATCAGTAATGCTTGATGGTGAGAGAAAAGAGCCATACGATTCTAACAG TTTCTTTGGAGGTGTAGAGGTTCCAAATCTTCAACCACCCAGAGTAAAGGACCTCACTGTGGTTCTGGTCACTGAGGAGATTAG ggcCTGTACCTGTGATTCCCTCGGGACTTTAAGGAAGGACCTGGATCAAAGAATAGGTTGTGCCTGCAAAGCAGTGACTAA ATCACGTGTGGAGACGTGTATAGAAGACAACACGCCATGTGGAGCCTGCTGGTGA